Proteins encoded by one window of Arachis ipaensis cultivar K30076 chromosome B04, Araip1.1, whole genome shotgun sequence:
- the LOC110271019 gene encoding uncharacterized protein LOC110271019: MEETGQHKLLKWRESAKATLCRFQAHSEPVAISSLPEELREQNKNTYTPKAINIGPRFTGTRRNLLKLEETKWHYMQSLLHRGPKGPERNLEECTQVVIELESEVCASYGEGDLKLEWNDLANIMLSDACFLLELLISESDYLNVRVPLFPRPQIKKEMLTDMLVLENQIPLVILHKLSEKLFNEAYLVPIESLALNLFGYFPNRSFKYFTPNIASHNFLELVHSYISDDSYDQERVLEQEAHEGNHQISITINTSTKLLQVANQYANCGSSSGINNGCVKCVSSAFKGCGNCCASPLKLKQCFGCGSAFKGNGCGACSGASEFVHVCGCTCNDCSFPDATNNVDFDNNMNRIKAKNIQPLNFHAEFNRCAPILEAAGVKIQMSSPEKKLGDPCQPVIPGVKFDIKFSKGTLEIPQLHITSSTQVMWQNLIAWEQCHTGLSCKHKCTWAAFFFNGLICCGNDVQLLKDRKVIVDHLNMSNQKLMEFFRSLISGVDRDKTNDSPYWEMISELNSYYGKCCLKIKRYSIMLRHSWIPMIARQFDRVVLRGYNLLVGMISVYALMQTIYTMLGYYHSK; encoded by the exons ATGGAAGAAACTGGTCAACACAAGCTGCTTAAATGGAGAGAATCTGCGAAAGCAACACTATGTCGTTTTCAAGCACACTCTGAACCAGTTGCCATCTCCAGTCTTCCAGAAGAACTTCGAGAACAGAACAAGAACACTTACACACCAAAGGCCATCAACATTGGTCCACGGTTCACGGGAACAAGACGGAACCTGTTGAAATTGGAGGAGACCAAATGGCACTACATGCAATCTCTTCTTCATCGAGGACCCAAGGGACCCGAAAGAAACCTAGAGGAATGCACGCAAGTCGTTATAGAACTAGAGAGTGAAGTTTGCGCAAGCTATGGCGAAGGTGATCTCAAATTGGAATGGAACGACCTCGCTAATATCATGTTATCCGATGCTTGTTTCTTGCTGGAGCTTCTCATAAGCGAATCAGATTACTTGAATGTTCGCGTGCCTCTATTCCCAAGACCtcaaataaaaaaagagatgCTGACTGATATGTTGGTTTTGGAGAACCAAATACCGCTCGTCATTCTCCATAAGTTGTCGGAAAAACTCTTCAATGAAGCATATCTTGTCCCGATTGAATCGCTGGCATTGAATCTCTTTGGCTACTTTCCGAATAGGAGCTTTAAGTACTTCACCCCCAACATTGCCTCTCATAATTTTCTTGAACTTGTCCACTCCTACATTTCCGACGACAGCTATGATCAGGAGAGAGTTCTAGAACAAGAAGCTCATGAGGGAAATCACCAAATATCCATTACTATCAACACTAGCACTAAACTTCTGCAGGTAGCGAATCAATATGCAAACTGTGGTTCCTCCTCTGGCATCAATAATGGATGTGTTAAATGTGTTTCTTCTGCCTTCAAAGGATGTGGAAATTGTTGTGCTTCCCCTCTCAAGCTCAAACAATGTTTTGGTTGTGGTTCTGCCTTTAAAGGCAACGGATGTGGTGCTTGTTCTGGTGCTTCAGAATTTGTCCATGTATGTGGATGTACATGTAATGATTGCTCCTTCCCTGATGCCACTAACAATGTGGACTTTGATAATAATATGAACAGGATTAAGGCAAAGAATATTCAACCTCTTAACTTCCATGCCGAATTTAATCGTTGTGCTCCTATCCTTGAAGCTGCTGGGGTAAAAATCCAAATGTCAA GCCCAGAGAAGAAGCTGGGAGATCCTTGTCAACCTGTAATACCAGGCGTTAAGTTTGACATAAAATTCAGCAAGGGAACATTAGAAATTCCACAGCTTCACATCACAAGCTCTACCCAAGTGATGTGGCAGAATCTCATTGCTTGGGAACAATGCCACACTGGTTTGAGTTGCAAACACAAGTGCACATGGGCTGCATTCTTTTTCAACGGTTTAATCTGCTGTGGAAATGATGTACAACTTCTAAAAGATAGAAAAGTGATCGTGGATCATTTGAACATGAGCAATCAAAAACTGATGGAATTCTTCAGATCGTTGATAAGTGGAGTTGACCGTGACAAAACCAATGATTCCCCATACTGGGAAATGATCAGTGAGTTGAACTCCTATTATGGAAAATGTTGCCTTAAAATCAAACGATATTCCATAATGTTGCGGCATTCGTGGATTCCGATGATCGCCCGCCAATTCGACCGGGTTGTGTTGCGCGGTTACAACCTCCTCGTCGGAATGATATCTGTCTATGCTCTTATGCAGACCATTTATACAATGCTCGGTTATTATCATTCCAAATAA